The Anastrepha ludens isolate Willacy chromosome 2, idAnaLude1.1, whole genome shotgun sequence genome contains a region encoding:
- the LOC128863188 gene encoding single-stranded DNA-binding protein 3, translating into MYGKAKTSSVPSDAQAREKLALYVYEYLLHVGAQKAAQTFLSEIRWEKNITLGEPPGFLHTWWCVFWDLYCAAPERRDQCDHSSEAKAFHDYGFVSSGYGVNGIGPGGPHSAGGPAPSPLGQMPPGGEGPMGPGGPMGPNFFPNSTMRPSPPTHASSPQPPPSQMMPGQPPFMGGPRYPGGPRPGVRMQGMGNEFNGPPGQPMMPNSMDPTRPGGMGPMNPRMNPPRGPGGMGPMGYGGPGGMRGPAPGPGGMPPGMGMGAGGRPPQWQPNATAPMNAYSSSSPGNYGPGPGSNGPPGPGTPIMPSPQDNTQAGPGGPGDNMYSIMKPEFPMGGGPDGGGGGPGGMGPMGGGPNSMGPVLNGGGGDGTGLDGMKNSPANGGPGTPREDSGSGMGDYNLGGFGGPGENDQNESAAILKIKESMHEEAKRFEKDSEHPDYFMQ; encoded by the coding sequence ATGTACGGGAAAGCTAAAACGTCATCAGTGCCGTCAGATGCACAGGCACGCGAGAAATTGGCGCTATATGTTTACGAATACCTGTTACATGTTGGTGCCCAGAAAGCAGCGCAAACTTTTCTATCGGAAATTCGATGGGAGAAGAACATCACATTAGGCGAGCCACCTGGATTCCTGCATACATGGTGGTGTGTATTTTGGGATCTATACTGCGCCGCACCAGAGCGTCGTGATCAATGTGATCACTCATCAGAGGCAAAAGCTTTCCATGACTACGGCTTTGTTAGTTCTGGCTACGGAGTAAATGGTATCGGTCCCGGTGGACCACACAGTGCTGGGGGCCCAGCTCCCAGCCCACTTGGTCAAATGCCACCAGGTGGTGAAGGCCCAATGGGGCCTGGCGGACCGATGGGTCCTAATTTCTTTCCAAATTCCACAATGCGCCCGTCTCCTCCGACGCACGCGTCCAGTCCACAACCACCACCATCTCAAATGATGCCTGGTCAACCGCCATTCATGGGAGGTCCCCGATATCCCGGCGGTCCACGTCCTGGTGTCCGTATGCAAGGAATGGGAAATGAATTCAACGGGCCACCTGGTCAACCGATGATGCCGAATAGCATGGACCCGACGCGACCGGGTGGAATGGGTCCAATGAACCCACGTATGAACCCCCCACGCGGTCCTGGAGGCATGGGCCCAATGGGATATGGCGGCCCTGGCGGCATGCGGGGACCAGCACCTGGCCCAGGCGGTATGCCGCCCGGCATGGGCATGGGCGCAGGAGGAAGACCACCTCAGTGGCAACCAAACGCCACTGCCCCTATGAATGCGTATTCATCCTCTTCGCCAGGTAACTATGGGCCTGGACCCGGTTCGAATGGGCCGCCTGGTCCTGGAACGCCGATTATGCCCTCACCCCAAGATAATACACAAGCAGGACCTGGCGGTCCTGGCGATAATATGTATTCGATAATGAAACCTGAATTTCCAATGGGAGGTGGCCCTGATGGCGGTGGCGGCGGTCCCGGTGGTATGGGTCCTATGGGTGGTGGACCTAACTCAATGGGACCAGTACTTAATGGCGGTGGCGGAGATGGCACTGGATTAGACGGCATGAAAAATTCACCAGCCAATGGCGGTCCCGGTACGCCGCGTGAAGATTCCGGTAGCGGAATGGGCGACTATAACCTTGGTGGATTCGGAGGACCTGGCGAAAACGATCAGAACGAATCGGCggctatactaaaaataaaagaaagtatgCACGAAGAGGCGAAACGGTTTGAAAAAGACTCTGAACATCCGgactatttcatgcaataa
- the LOC128856433 gene encoding uncharacterized protein LOC128856433, whose amino-acid sequence MSPWNWRNPCTSAATDSDESPQTPSPIRKLAQNGVAGAVNQRVNGRQHESYTGTAENIYPNPNFNTTKKHTTPVLFSTNRGLHLRVAKRKSKPWTSTEACMCGGAAGPRCNALNISGCSFASGCGSGTRLPTSCAYEIHFCDLERWSTNRANTISLEDTFIVSRRNNSMDSHNVSYVERESNGLNGKNQRSGSIFYVPSGSRHALVMPRRSLYQRSTSIQSTFERFGVQ is encoded by the exons ATGTCACCTTGGAACTGGAGGAATCCTTGCACCTCAGCGGCAACTGACAGCGATGAGTCGCCGCAAACACCATCGCCCATACGCAAGCTCGCGCAAAATGGTGTCGCTGGAGCTGTTAATCAGCGTGTAAATGGGAGGCAGCATGAGAGCTATACCGGCACCGCTGAAAATATTTATCCAAATCCAAATTTCAACACCACAAAAAAACATACTACACCTGTGCTCTTCTCTACAAATCGTGGCCTACATTTGCGCGTTGCTAAACGCAAGTCTAAACCCTGGACTAGTACTGAAGCCTGTATGTGTGGGGGCGCAGCTGGTCCTAGATGTAACGCACTTAATATAAGCGGATGTAGTTTTGCCAGTGGGTGCGGTAGTGGCACACGATTACCCACTTCCTGTGCTTACGAAATACATTTCTGTGATTTGGAGCGTTGG AGTACGAACCGCGCTAACACCATTTCCCTGGAGGATACTTTTATAGTGTCAAGGCGCAATAATAGTATGGATAGTCACAATGTGTCGTACGTAGAGAGAGAGAGTAATGGGTTGAATGGTAAAAACCAGCGCAGCGGCAGCATTTTTTATGTGCCTAGCGGAAGTCGACACGCGCTCGTAATGCCGCGTAGAAGCCTGTATCAGCGCAGTACAAGCATACAAAGCACTTTTGAACGCTTCGGTGTGCAGTGA
- the LOC128863196 gene encoding mediator of RNA polymerase II transcription subunit 17, producing MNITTSVNVSVETTCENQIQEISYDGTEIYQPPPTLSETLARCAARIDFSKTSLDDLKKEDKSAEDEKDPSRFQPSLWPWDSVRNKLNDALTEVCVLSDVISIAKDKRYLVLDPVPEDPDETKPIVQVYSRKKALGQAAQVLLSGAERLRNSHSEQRSRNVTDFHIELLRLRQNWRLKKVSNAIIGDLSYRTAGSKFGMSGTFEVTKAEDIADDDTAPGNSTSSGNNGLPTQSPKPTSSLRVIVPAELQGVAYIKVITQKDQEDLCTANVNLMGHGPNITQQAGVWQKTLEFAQNVLFCKELFSQLAREAIQLQAPIPHVVIGNQIRATLLPGIQLIISLCHSTTFDSNQPGPINDHDHVLEHSLHQLLREVHHKNSHHPFPHPTSGPLGPSIKRMLAGPKAADRQSLLEMTKSQTILEQIIAQAQHIFMRKRTQYVLDTLARDVKDPQIVSHWNAMNSPTMSCVKINIVTHGYDTINRTSLVIHVKERSLKCICRDGRVMHLSYEPQELRDLILCQINSHQISCLLNLARCMAWTVLSNSNNLGIGKVEPLGNASSCLLASPNGDRMIAVQIRCDPQIDVKVYIARSPRPDFIPNPLVPEKFWENLGGHFKEVRFDKIEGKSFLNKMEFLMAALTSNSI from the exons atgaatataacCACCAGTGTCAACGTGTCGGTGGAAACGACATGTGAAAATCAAATTCAGGAAATTTCTTACGATGGCACAGAAATATATCAACC gCCACCCACATTGTCTGAGACCTTGGCTCGTTGTGCAGCGCGAATCGATTTTAGTAAAACATCGTTGGACGATTTGAAGAAGGAAGATAAATCTGCGGAAGATGAGAAAGATCCGTCTAGATTTCAGCCAAGTCTATGGCCATGGGACTCCGTGCGAAACAAGCTAAATGATGCCTTAACGGAAGTCTGCGTTCTTTCTGATGTCATCTCAATAGCTAAAGATAAACGTTACTTAGTCTTGGATCCTGTTCCCGAAGATCCAGACGAGACAAAACCTATTGTGCAAGTTTATAGTCGTAAAAAAGCTTTGGGGCAAGCAGCGCAAGTACTTTTAAGTGGAGCTGAGCGATTGCGAAACTCACACAGTGAACAACGAAGCCGCAATGTAACAGATTTCCACATTGAGCTACTACGTTTGCGACAGAATTGGCGactaaaaaaagtttcaaatgcaATTATTGGCGATTTAAGTTATCGTACTGCGGGATCAAAATTCGGAATGAGTGGCACGTTTGAAGTGACAAAGGCCGAAGATATAGCAGATGATGATACAGCGCCAGGAAACAGTACGTCAAGTGGAAATAACGGCTTACCTACCCAATCACCAAAACCCACTTCATCCTTGCGGGTGATTGTGCCTGCGGAGCTGCAAGGTGTTGCATATATAAAGGTTATCACTCAAAAAGATCAGGAAGATCTGTGCACGGCTAATGTTAACTTAATGGGGCACGGACCTAATATAACACAACAG GCTGGTGTATGGCAAAAAACATTAGAATTTGCGCAAAATGTACTATTTTGTAAAGAATTGTTTAGTCAGCTTGCACGGGAAGCCATTCAGTTACAAGCACCAATACCTCATGTTGTTATTGGGAATCAGATACGCGCCACGCTTCTACCTGGGATTCAGCTCATCATTTCCCTGTGCCACTCAACAACATTCGATTCCAATCAACCTGGCCCTATAAATGACCATGACCATGTGCTTGAACACTCGTTGCATCAACTTTTACGTGAGGTGCACCATAAGAATTCGCATCATCCTTTCCCCCATCCCACTAGCGGACCACTGGGGCCAAGTATAAAGCGTATGCTCGCTGGTCCAAAAGCCGCAGATCGCCAAAGTTTACTGGAGATGACGAAGTCGCAAACCATTCTAGAGCAAATAATTGCACAAGCCCAACATATATTTATGCGCAAACGCACACAATATGTATTAGACACTTTGGCACGCGATGTCAAGGATCCACAGATCGTGTCACATTGGAATGCAATGAACAGTCCCACAATGTCGTGTGTGAAGATTAACATTGTAACGCATGG TTATGACACAATCAACCGCACGTCGCTGGTAATACACGTCAAGGAGCGCTCGTTAAAATGCATTTGCCGCGATGGGCGTGTCATGCATCTTTCATACGAGCCCCAAGAGTTGCGCGATCTTATCCTTTGCCAAATCAACTCTCATCAAATATCGTGTCTGCTGAATTTGGCGCGCTGTATGGCTTGGACTGTGTTGTCTAACAGCAATAATCTAGGCATTGGGAAAGTTGAACCGCTTGGCAATGCTAGCTCATGTTTATTGGCATCACCAAATGGTGATCGTATGATTGCAGTTCAAATACGTTGTGACCCGCAAATTGATGTCAAAGTTTATATTGCACGCAGTCCACGCCCAGATTTCATACCTAATCCACTGGTGCCAGAAAAGTTCTGGGAAAATTTGGGAGGCCATTTCAAAGAA GTCCGCTTTGATAAAATCGAAGGAAAAAGTTTTCTCAATAAAATGGAGTTTTTGATGGCGGCTCTTACTAGTAATTCAATATAA